ataattaagagcaagataaatacaatgactttggttcaagcaagtacaagtgtgacaaaatacgattcaatatcagagcagataacagtgtcagtgatagttacatcaggatataattaaatacaaaatactacagattaaataacacttgacagattacagtactctaaagtacaggattaaatgcagtaaaataggggcagataagagcaagtaaatcgCATTAAGGAAGGTGATAAAGTGATCAGAGGgaaaaaaacagaggagttctataggtgctgtctgaagaggtgagtcttgaggaggagccggaatgtggtcagggattgggcagtcctgacatctgtaggaaggtcgttccaccactgcggagagagggtggagaaggagcgggctctggaggcaggggagcgtaaaggaggtagagccagtcttttagtgcaggaggagcggagaggtcgagtgggggtgtagggagagatgagggtctggagggagctgggtgcagtctggtcaatatTAGACTTGCATTGTTATGTCTACATGGTAACACAAACATACTGGTCTCGTATGGGAACTCCCTTCTTCTTATTGTCGTTTCTGCCAAAAGTTACAAGTGCTGCTACATTTGTAAGCAATCGATGTAAAGTTTCCAGTTGGGTAGCTCTCGCAGGTGAGGTGTGCTTTTAAGGATCTGGCTGGGGATTTCCTCATTGGGACACTGGGGagctcatattatttattttcttagcagacacccttacccagggcgacttagagttgtgattgtattttgtaatttgtgttttgtgactgtattttttattaatattgtgtttaaaatacagggAAAATCACAAAATATACAGTTTTCTATATGCTTtcacataaaatatataatatatctcaTCATGATGGGATTATGATCTTAATGTCATCAACAACATATAATGTTGTGTCAATCATTTATTTCCTCATTAATAACATAGTTTTGTGGGAGGTTGATTAATGCATTTAAACACAATGACGTTAATTCAGCACTCTCCATATTGAAAGACGCTGTGATGCATTTCCTAATGCAGCCCGGTATTTCAGTAAGtcaaaaaaataactacaaacgGGGGTAGCATACTTGAGACtagtttacaaaatgttttcacaGCTGTGCAACGGCGTGTGTGCGGCTGATAGGAGATTTTTGGGTGCGTTCACGGGGATCATTCAgagcagattctgtgcagactcTGACCGATTTATCCAATGCGTGCGTTCACAGAGCTCATTCTTAAAAGATCATTGGTTAAACTGGTCAGAGTCTGCACTGAATCTGCATTTAACTtgttaaaaccccagcccctcacaggcaatttccgcctggggggctgtgcccttaaataaatcacaatatcttctaaagtatagacagcacaggcatggttcagggcttgaattcaaggtaaccccttgggcatcaggactaaaacctcaggtgtgataaaagtcttactcagtaccacactggaaggagatatccagaaaaaatacataaaaaaacaacaaacgcttttcatttttttatgttctatagtatTTTTTCAACTTggagcatatgaaaagagccagatttttttccagtgcttcaccaacttgtctactatactgggtaaatttggaactgtttgaacaaagggatcaaattctacaggagtttttacaaacctctccaaacctctccaaaaatgaacattgtgtaaatctttatgtccagtgatacactagtttcttgagcaagttctaaaagggatgtgaacttctggcacctcacatgctatccattgccacatgaattaggtttttgtaatcctcttttttttttttgtccaatatttcattcaaaaggtgGCCTTTTTGGAGAGCTTTGTGGTGCCCGAAATGTATCCATGATGAGTATTCATGACAAATCCTCTCAATCCATATGCCACAACTGTCAGGCACATTGCTCTCACATAACTGTCTGTTTGTGCAGGAGAATGTTGCTACTGAGACTTTTCTGAAGCTCTGAATTTTCAGTACTTGATTCTGTATTTTTGTTACTCACTTGAAAGTATGTAAATGTCAAGAAGCAAAATaacgaagatttttttttttttcaaaaaaaagtgtttacttcaaatcaaatattttctttttcaaacaatGAATACAACTGAACAAAAACCTAATAACACCACGAACTgtacaaaatgaacaaatgaactaCTTACATCCCTAAGTTgctataaagtttttttttcctaacgCATGTGCCATTTCTTGAAGCAGTTTCTGTCCACAATGACACATAATGGCACATCACAGGCTTCGCATTTCCAGGGCGTTTTGTTCCTGAGTTTCCCTTCATTGCACAAAGCACAGTGTCTACGCCCGAAGGAGGTCTTCATGGAGGGGTCGAGTTCCTTGCCCTCTGTAATGGCTACAGGGACACAGAGTTTACCTGTACTCACACTGGCCTCCTGCTCCACAAGCCTGATGTCCACCAGCTGCTTGCATAGCTCCTCTCTAAACGTTTTCTGTGAAAGTGCCTTTGTAGTTTGAGCCTGTGCCAATTCCTTATGAAGCAAAAAACTGTTGACAACAGCAATGTCAATGAAATGATAAAAAATTTTCTTGTACCacttttgtgttttctgtgccaTGTTGTAGTATTTTATAAGGGCATCTGACAAATCCACTCCTCCCATGTGCTGATTGTAGGCCTTTACAGGAGTAGGAACAGGAACATTCCGCATTCCCCAAGTCCCATCTTCATTCCTTACCCGTCTCTGGACTTTGTCTCCTGTGTACACTTTATGAATGGAACTGCACATCGTCACTTCACGTGTATCCATCCACTTGGTGTACAGCAGTTTGTCACTTCGTATCCAGCGAATTGTCCCCCTATCAGCTTTTTTAGGGAGGGCGTTTTCTTTTGTCTGTGGGAAGCCCTGAAGAGTTTCTCTAATGGTCCCACATGCTCCAAATTTGAGCTTGTAAAGGTCCCGAAACAGTGTTGTGCTGGTGTAGAAATTGTCAACATACACATGGTACCCTGTGCCTAAGTATGACACCTTTATGAGGTTCATAACGGAGTCATAACTCAGTCCTTTACCAGAATCTGATTTGGATTTTCCTGTGTAGATGTTGAAATCACATGTGTACCCGTTGTGGGCATCAGCCAGCACGAACAGCTTGAAGCCCCATTTTATCGGCTTTGCTTTCATGTACTGCTTGAACCCGATCCTGGCTTTTGAGGCCACCATGCGTTCATCAATTGAAAGGTTCTGTCGGGGGTGGTAGTATGCCTTGCAGGACAGGAGGAGGGAATCCAAGAGGGGTCTGAGACGGAAGAGGCGATCGTGTTGTGGAGTTCCTTTCTTCTGATCATTCTCTTTATCTTCCTCTGAGTCACTTATGTGCAGAGTCCAAGCGATGGCTTCATATCTCTTCCTGGACATCACAGTGTGACAGAATGGGATTCCATAAGGCCTACGTGGACTCCAGTAATCCCTCACGGTGTGAGTTGTCAGTAGCCCCATGAAAATTAGGATTCCTAAAAACTGGTAGAGCTCCTTGATTGAAACTGGATCCCACTGGTATTTTTTCCCCTGGGCCTGCtgcttttttccatttttatttgtgtttgtacacaaagaCTGAACGACGTTCATGCTGAAGTAAAGCTGGAAGAGGTCTAGCGGGGAATACTTTTTTGAAGTATCCAGTTGTGCTCCAGGTGCTCGTGCAGGACAGAAGCGGTGCTGCACAGGTTCGACGTCGTCCTCAGTTACAAATTTCCACCTCTCCTCAGGGTCTGaggttgtgggggtgggggtgcttGCCCGCCTGCTCTCAACTGGTCTTGCAGGCATGCTTGAGGTGATATAAGGGAGAGGGGTGGGAATGGATCGTCTCCTTTTCTGCTGAGAAACATCAAAACTCTCACTTGTTGAGAGGGGAGGGTTTTCTTCAGTGtcctcactgaaaataaaaagtgaaatgaatTGAAAATTAGAATAACATTTCCATTATCAATATCAATGAGCAACAGATTCAAGCACAGTATTTGCCCTGCTGAGAGGTGAACATTGATtactggataaaggtgtctgctaaatgtctacaataataatactaataataatgagattgcagAGAACTTGGCTGCTCTAAATCAAGCTGCCAGACTAAAAACACCTCAGTTCCTTTCATCTTTACTGTGATTGGCAAACAATGGAACTGAGTGAGTGATTGTTGGGGCAGGCAGACAGCTTATCTTGAAAGGCTAAGAAAACCTACACTGTCTCTAGGTGAGTAACATCACTCCTTGTAATCatggaattataaaaaaaagtttgctaaacactcccatgcaataaatcagtgaacatcaatgagaaaataataaagagggtcaggaagcaacaattatttcttgcatctttttattgcatgtaaagatcagagactgtatagagcagcacagcacagatgaGACATGGTGTTgctaaaaaattgttaaaaaaacgtTATTTCTATGTGTCCCTTGAGAGTCAAATGGTTGCATTTTCTAATAACATacttacagtaaaaaatgcatattgaaaatgatgcataataataataataataataataataataataataatataatataatgtagtGTGGATCCATTATACTTACAAATCCTGAAGAGGATCCAATCCATCTTCAAATGCTGCTTCAGACATTGAATCAGCGCTCTCCAACCCAGAAAGTTGATCACTTTCGCCGTCACTTTCACTACTATCCATCTCCTCCAAATCTTCAGAAAGACTGAATCGACTTCGTTTGGGATGCTTTGGAACACTGCTCCACATTTTGTTCGATTTTACAAattttacaaattgaaaaatgatcagaaaatgttaAGAAACCGTGATCCGTTGTGCGTAATGCTGCGCGCTTGCTTGCAATAGATGTGGCTCTGTTTACTTTGCACATCGATTgctctgtaatggattgggctacaaacaaagtcaaggtatgattggacagcttgtgacctcccctacaacgtgatcagggagattttACCGTCATCAGAtagttgtaagaccagagcagcaaaacgcacagCTAGTCGATCGCAGTGGTTTTTGAAGCATGGGGTTCTAGACACATTGCCaaggggatatctcagcggtgaaatgacggatttgaaaaattccttcgctgtttgacggtaagaaaacaacgattttgatattgagtcaattttttttttctcttttgcttttgtaataatattacaaatgatttatgaaatataatgtgtaattgcagtaccatgttgtatgaatacattcattttaatacacttacagtgtgtgtgtgagttaattcaaaactaaatttaatgtaaaaattaataaaatctctaacttgtgtgttttgtgttgaatGTGCTGCCCTTCTCTCTTTTAGTATTGGCCCTTCACTtcctaaaaaaatgaaaaaaaatcaatacagcaTCTTTATTAAATTCATTAGTTTGATGTATTATGTGCTTGTGAATATGTTATAAGGGATTCTAAAAATGGGTATGATTGGCTGGCATATATTATAATCAGTTTattaaaagtttacaattttCCACCTACATTCTCACAAAGGAAAATAtggtaatatatacatttatttttcaatacttcAAATGCCATTTGCACAGCTAAAGATTAAAAAAGTACTTCCTACAAGTtataccagcaaaaaaaaaaaaaattgtgtaattCAACTTAAAGGGGATACCTGGGAGGTTTGGGGAAATAAGTAAACATTACTACTTACAAATGAATTTCCTCATTTGAGttaaagggttaaaggatttttttgtgtgtcacatgttcccatgtgtgGCAACAACTGCTAtagtaaagtgtgtgtgtgttgtgttcattattatttttttaaatcttgaccgttttcacttttaaattgcagtattCCCTGGCTGTTTCCAGGATAACGCAACAATGTCTTGTCATTCaattttcagaactacatttcccatcatcctattGGTCACTGGTAAATCTACCTGTTACGATGTGAGCAGGATGatcatgggaaatgtagttgaGCAGGCACCTGTGCGCTCCCATGTGAagacatcttggaaacagaatgcaatttaaaaaagtgatcaagattaaagaaaaacaaacaatagacTCACCATACTTTAGCAGCTGCAGCAACACATGAGGACATGTGACACAAAAAACATCCTTTATTACCCTTTAAGATCCATGGCTGTTTTTGTCAATTTTCTCTTTCTGGagcttcattttgaattatttaaaaacaggctTCTCTAGTCCGATTTCGGAATGTGTCTGGAATTATCAGCGGTTTTGAGGGAACTTGCCAatttgaggaaaataaaaacaatagtatatagttttaaaagtaaattaaatgtataaaataatattaatttaattatttttttttttttaactcaaatgAGGAAACTGATTTGTAAGTTGTGTTCACATATGTTCCCAAAATTTCAAGTATACCTTTAACCTTCAATATAATGCTTGTGAGTATGATAAcacacactgtttattattaaacatacTTTTCAATTCAATGAAACAAGTTAagatatatttcaattctgaattTGTAGATGAGAGACAAGCCTGACCTACGCAGGTGGAAAGGAAGCAACACTGCAGCTCCATTTGCTCGTTCAGCCAGTCCAGGCACTTGTCTGTCCCAAATCATGATAATTTATTGCTGCAGTCTACAGCGAGAACTATGACCCCCTTCTTCCTAATTCTTGTAGGATTGACACCTATTTAAGATAGAACATCTCATCAGAGTGTGacagtaacattttgttttttaattctgagtttgattgtttgtttggtGCAAATAAAGAACTGGCTCTTTCAGTCTTTGAGGGGTTGgcatctttgttttattttctgattagCAACTGGTAGAAACATAAGTACAAAAAAGACAACTCGCATTTACGAGCTTGATAACTGAGGTAGAACATGAACGAAAGCTGCAAATTTGAGGACTAGAGTTGCCCATCTCTTGTATAAGCTGACCACACAGATGACCTGTTGTGCAATATTCTTTAAGGTGTCCTTGTAGAGGCTCTTCTTTTGATCAGGACTGTGGTCTGCAGGTCGCTGTGGAGGGGTCATTTTCCTTGTCGTTTCAGAGCACCGCTCCTGTTCCTCGGCTGTGCTGCTCCTCCAGGTCCTGTGTAAAGCCTGCACCTTCTCTTTGTTAGTGTTGCCCTCTGTAAAGAGcacaatattgtattttattatatccaGTCACATCatctatgttttgtattttgcttttttcttttaaatgcctttaatacattaaaaatgtgttctgtaaGGAATAAAACCCTGTGCGGACCTTGTTTTGATAAGTTCTCACTGTCGAACACATCGATGCCTCTCTTAGCCCTTGTTCAAGTTTAACTCTGGGTTCACTGGAATGCTCTCCCCTCTTCACCTTCTTTTTATAATTGTCGATCCACCTCtaagaaaataatgcatttttacttTACAGTGTTATCAAGGGCATTATTGAATTAACTGCAAGGCAACTCTCAAATTGCACACGATATAAATTAAAAACTAGCCAGGACAATTCccttcagaaaaattaaaatgaagcaaaaataaagttttacagtattgcaaatgacttgtgtgtgtgtgtgtgtgtgtgtgtcagtacctgtgtgtgtgtctgtacctgtgtgtgtgtgtgtgtgtgtgtgtgtgtgtgtgtgtcagtacctgtgtgtgtgtgtgtgtgtgtgtgtgtgtgtcagtacctgtgtgtgtgtgtgtgtgtgtgtgtgtgtgtgtcagtacctgtgcgtgtgtgtgtgtgtgtgtgtgtctgtacctctgtgtgtgtgtgtgtgtgtgtgtgtcagtacctgtgtgtgtgtgcgtgtcagtacctgtatgtgtgtgtgtgtgtgtgtgtctgcgtgtcagtacctgtgtgtgtgtgcgtgtcagtacctgtatgtgtgtgtgtgtgtgtgtgtgtcagtacctgtatgtgtgtgtgtgtgtgtgtgtctgcgtgtcagtacctgtgtgtgtgtgtgtgtgtcagtacctctgtgtatgtgtgtgtgtgtgtgtgtcagtacctgtaatgtgtgtgtgtgtgtgtgtgtctgcgtgtcagtacctgtgtgtgtgtgtgtgtgtgtctgcgtgtcagtacctgtgtgtgtgtgtgtgtcagtacctctgtgtatgtgtgtgtgtgtgtgtgtgtcagtacctgtgtgtgtgtgtcagtacttttgtgtgtgtgtgtgtgtgtgtgtgtgtgtgtgtgtgtgtgtgcgtgtcagtacctgtatgtgtgtgtgtgtatgtgtgcgtgtcagtacctgtatgtatgtgtgtgtgtgtgtgtgtcagtacctgtatgtgtgtgtgtgtgtgtgtgtgtctgcgtgtcagtacctgtgtgtgtgtgtgtgtgtcagtacctctgtgtatgtgtgtgtgtgtgtgtgtgtgtgtgtgtgtgtcagtacctgtatgtgtgtgtgtgtgtgtgtgtctgcgtgtcagtacctgtgtgtgtgtgtgtgtcagtacctctgtgtatgtgtgtgtcagtacttctgtgtgtgtgtgtgtgtgtgtgtgtcagtacctctgtgtgtgtgtgtcagtacttctgtgtgtgtgtgtgtgtgtgtgtgtgtgcgtgtcagtacctgtatgtgtgtgtgtgtgtatgtgtgcgtgtcagtacctgtatgtgtgtgtgtgtgtgtgtgtgtgtgtcagtacctgtatgtgtgtgtgtgtgtgtctgcgtgtcagtacctgtgtgtgtgtgtcagtacctctgtgtgtgtgtgtgtgtgtgtgtgtgtctgcgtgtcagtacctgtgtgtgtgtgtcagtacctctgtgtgtgtgtgtgtgtgtgtgtgtgtgtgtgtctgcgtgtcagtacctgtgtgtgtgtgtgtgtgtcagtacctctgtgtatgtgtgtgtgtgtgtcagtacctctgtgtgtgtgtgtgtgtgtgtgtgtgcgtgtcagtacctgtgtgtgtgtgtgtgtgtcagtacctctgtgtatgtgtgtgtgtgtgtgtgtgtgtgtgtgtgtgtcagtacctgtatgtgtgtgtgtgtgtgtgtgtctgcgtgtcagtacctgtgtgtgtgtgtgtgtcagtacctctgtgtatgtgtgtgtcagtacttctgtgtgtgtgtgtgtgtcagtacctctgtgtgtgtgtgtcagtacttctgtgtgtgtgtgtgtgtgtgcgtgtcagtacctgtatgtgtgtgtgtgtgtatgtgtgcgtgtcagtacctgtatgtgtgtgtgtgtgtgtgtgtgtgtgtgtgtgtgtgtcagtacctgtgtgtgtgtgtgtgtgtctgcgtgtcagtacctgtgtgtgtgtgtcagtacctctgtgtgtgtgtgtgtgtgtgtgtgtgtgtctgcgtgtcagtacctgtgtgtgtgtgtcagtacctctgtgtgtgtgtgtgtgtgtgtgtgtgtctgcgtgtcagtacctgtgtgtgtgtgtgtgtgtgtgtgtcagtacctctgtgtatgtgtgtgtgtgtgtcagtacctctgtgtgtgtgtgtgtgtgtgtgtgtgtgcgtgtcagtacctgtatgtgtgtgtgtatgtgtgcgtgtcagtacctgtatgtgtgtgtgtgtgtgtgtgtgtgtgtctgcgtgtcagtacctgtgtgtgtgtgtgtgtgtgtgtcagtacctctgtgtgtgtgtcagtacctgtgtgtgtgtgtgtgtgtgtgtgtctgcgtgtcagtacctgtgtgtgtgtgtgtgtgtgtgtgtgtcagtgtgtcagtacctctgtgtgtgtttattattattattatttcttagcagacgcccttatccagggcgacttacaattgttacaagatatcacattatttttacatacaattccccatttatacagttggatttttactggagcaatctaggtaaagtaccttgctcatgggtacagcagcagtgtcccccactgaggattgaacccacgaccctccagtcaagagtccagagccctaaccactactccacactgctgccctgtttgtgtcagtacctgtgtgtgtgtgtgtgtgtgtgtgtgtgtgtgtgtttgtgtcagtacctgtgtgtgtgtgtgtgtgtgtgtgtgtgtttgtgtcagtacctgtgtgtgtgtgtgtgtttgtgtcagtacctgtgtgtgtgtgtgtgtgtttgtgtttgtgtcagtacctgtgtgtgtgtgtgtgtgtgtgtttgtgtcagtacctgtgtgtgtgtgtgtgtgtgtgtgtgtttgtgtcagtacctgtgtgtgtgtgtgtgtgtttgtgtttgtgtcagtacctgtgtgtgtgtgtgtgtgtgtgtttgtgtcagtacctgtgtgtgagtgtgtgtgtgagtgtgtgtgtttgtgtcagtacctgtgtgtgtgtgtgtgtgtgtgtgtgtgtgtgtttgtgtcagtacctgtgtgtgtgtgtgtgtgtgtgggcggagttagtaaacagcGGCGCATTTCCGGAGCCCGTAGAGCTCTTTCACAGCGCGCTCGCAATGCTTTTAACGTGTTCACGctcgccctggcaaaatgtttcttcacataatcaagcattaattcgTATAAATAACAGCCAGTCACTTTTtattaacgatattttgtattgttattaaaaaaaataccggtatatcctggcgctgcaCCACAGCATCTCcacaatgtattcagtactgagtgggctccacaaatggcgccaGTAATTGAGCACCGAACTGCATCACGagattgactgtcctatcctgcTTTATACAGTCCTAGGTGAGAACACAGAAAGTCTGACAGAGAGTTTATTGCAGTTTAACGAAGTTAAGTAAAACACAGTCCCTGTGCAGCTCCCACTCAGCACAGGTAGAAATATTATGTTCATGTGAGCCCGCATTACAGTGTAAATGAAATGCATGTGTCGCGGGACAGACCCGGACTAGGCTTTAAATTCATAATACACGGGGTTTTAAAGTGACGTTTGGCACAGATTGGAATATAGAAAGATTACATTTTACTGGAAATTGCAAATCtatgctcccctcgttaatgatcgcgttgctataggttttgtgaatggaggttgttctgctgtgagtatatcggggtgctctgtgctcccctcgttaatgatcgcgttgctataggttttgtgaatggaggctgttctgctgtgagtatatcggggtgctctgtgctcccctcgttaatgatcgcgttgctctaggttttgtgaatggaggctgttctgctgtgagtatatcggggtgctctgtgctcccctcgttaatgatcgcgttgctataggttttgtgaatggaggctgttctgctgtgagtatatcatGGTGCTCTGTGCGCCCCTCGTTAATGATTTCAGTTGGGTTGCACAGTCGAAACACAGCTAACTGCGGAACGAGTGATTTAGGAGATACAGACACGGAGATGACTTCAAGGAGGAGGAAACAAAGATGTCTCCACAG
This genomic window from Acipenser ruthenus chromosome 53, fAciRut3.2 maternal haplotype, whole genome shotgun sequence contains:
- the LOC131723169 gene encoding piggyBac transposable element-derived protein 4-like, giving the protein MWSSVPKHPKRSRFSLSEDLEEMDSSESDGESDQLSGLESADSMSEAAFEDGLDPLQDFEDTEENPPLSTSESFDVSQQKRRRSIPTPLPYITSSMPARPVESRRASTPTPTTSDPEERWKFVTEDDVEPVQHRFCPARAPGAQLDTSKKYSPLDLFQLYFSMNVVQSLCTNTNKNGKKQQAQGKKYQWDPVSIKELYQFLGILIFMGLLTTHTVRDYWSPRRPYGIPFCHTVMSRKRYEAIAWTLHISDSEEDKENDQKKGTPQHDRLFRLRPLLDSLLLSCKAYYHPRQNLSIDERMVASKARIGFKQYMKAKPIKWGFKLFVLADAHNGYTCDFNIYTGKSKSDSGKGLSYDSVMNLIKVSYLGTGYHVYVDNFYTSTTLFRDLYKLKFGACGTIRETLQGFPQTKENALPKKADRGTIRWIRSDKLLYTKWMDTREVTMCSSIHKVYTGDKVQRRVRNEDGTWGMRNVPVPTPVKAYNQHMGGVDLSDALIKYYNMAQKTQKWYKKIFYHFIDIAVVNSFLLHKELAQAQTTKALSQKTFREELCKQLVDIRLVEQEASVSTGKLCVPVAITEGKELDPSMKTSFGRRHCALCNEGKLRNKTPWKCEACDVPLCVIVDRNCFKKWHMR